The following coding sequences are from one Solea solea chromosome 11, fSolSol10.1, whole genome shotgun sequence window:
- the tmem9 gene encoding transmembrane protein 9, which translates to MSFNRERSWTFIEAAFVTFFLLDAVEAKNFEDVRCKCICPPYRNITGHIYNRNVSQKDCNCLHVVEPMPVPGHDVEAYCLLCECKYEERSSNTIKVTIIIYLSVVGALLLYMLFLLLVDPLIRKHDSYTQPLHNEEDSEEMRQQVDSSQAKGNTVLERVEGAQQRWKKQVQEQRKTVFDRHKMLS; encoded by the exons ATGTCGTTTAATCGGGAACGATCCTGGACATTCATTGAGGCCGCATTTGTGACCTTCTTTCTGCTGGATGCTGTTGAGGCGAAG AATTTTGAGGATGTTCGCTGCAAGTGTATCTGCCCTCCATACAGAAACATCACTGGCCATATATACAACCGAAATGTCTCCCAGAAGGATTG TAACTGCCTTCATGTAGTGGAACCCATGCCGGTGCCAGGCCATGATGTTGAGGCATACTGCCTGTTGTGTGAGTGCAAGTACGAGGAACGAAGCAGCAACACGATCAAG GTGAccatcatcatttacctgtctgTTGTGGGTGCACTGCTGCTCTACATGCTGTTTCTGCTACTGGTCGATCCTCTCATCCGCAAACATGACTCTTACACCCAGCCACTGCACAACGAGGAGGACTCTGAG GAGATGCGTCAGCAGGTGGACAGCAGTCAGGCGAAAGGAAACACCGTGCTGGAGCGGGTCGAAGGAGCACAGCAACGCTGGAAAAAGCAGGTCCAGGAACAACGCAAGACTGTTTTTGACCGACATAAGATGCTTAGTTAA